A part of Terriglobus roseus genomic DNA contains:
- a CDS encoding acyltransferase family protein, translating to MPVNAATADPDFARTPDSDIVRTATVEAPRTERLLSVDLLRGLTIAVMILVNNQPGNKGFFELRHAQWNGFTLTDLVFPTFLFLVGLSVVLSMAARLAKGASRRTLFLHTLRRSAILVFFGLIVNTFPFQHLDSIRFYGVLQRTAICYLIVGTLCLLRSGWKDKAVIAIACLISYWLLMRYVPVPGCGIPTHEIPINDPNCNLTSYIDRAIFAPQHLYQRVRDPEGLLSTLPAISTALYGVLAGMWLRTKRSNACKAAGIAVAGVVLVSSGLLWSIVFPLNKKLWTSSFSLLAGGLSLLLLAASVYIIDAKRWGRSGLAANEAPAIYKPLMVFGTNSILAYMVSELLPPIFSQVKSADGNILRTLHYKLDWLIPGHGWPELCYGLIAVLVTWLIVLPFYRKRIFLRV from the coding sequence ATGCCCGTGAACGCCGCCACTGCTGATCCGGATTTTGCCCGGACGCCTGATTCCGATATTGTCCGCACCGCCACGGTAGAAGCACCGCGTACAGAGCGGTTATTAAGCGTCGATCTGCTCCGCGGACTCACGATCGCGGTCATGATTCTGGTCAACAATCAGCCTGGAAACAAGGGCTTCTTCGAACTGCGTCACGCACAGTGGAATGGCTTCACCCTGACTGACCTTGTCTTCCCCACATTCCTGTTTCTTGTGGGATTGTCAGTCGTCTTATCCATGGCCGCGCGTCTCGCCAAGGGCGCCTCACGACGCACGTTGTTCCTGCACACGCTCCGTCGTTCCGCCATCCTGGTTTTCTTCGGCCTCATCGTAAACACCTTTCCCTTCCAGCATCTGGACAGCATCCGTTTCTATGGCGTTCTGCAGCGTACCGCCATCTGCTACCTGATCGTTGGAACGCTCTGCCTCCTGCGCTCCGGATGGAAAGACAAGGCTGTCATCGCCATCGCCTGCCTCATCAGCTACTGGCTGCTCATGCGTTACGTCCCGGTCCCGGGTTGCGGCATCCCAACGCACGAAATTCCCATCAACGACCCCAACTGCAACCTGACCTCGTATATTGACCGCGCCATCTTCGCGCCGCAGCATCTCTACCAGCGCGTCCGCGACCCCGAGGGCCTGCTCTCCACGCTTCCGGCCATCAGCACCGCCCTGTACGGCGTGCTGGCAGGCATGTGGCTGCGCACCAAGCGTTCCAACGCCTGCAAGGCCGCAGGAATCGCCGTCGCGGGCGTCGTGCTGGTTTCCTCAGGCCTGCTGTGGAGCATCGTCTTCCCGTTGAATAAAAAGCTGTGGACCAGCTCGTTCTCGCTCCTCGCAGGCGGACTTAGCCTGCTCCTGCTGGCCGCCTCGGTTTACATCATCGACGCCAAGCGCTGGGGCCGCTCCGGCCTCGCCGCCAACGAAGCACCGGCTATCTATAAGCCGCTCATGGTCTTCGGCACCAACTCCATCCTGGCGTACATGGTGTCGGAACTGCTGCCGCCCATCTTTTCGCAGGTCAAAAGCGCAGACGGAAACATCCTGCGCACCCTGCATTACAAGCTGGATTGGCTCATCCCGGGCCACGGCTGGCCGGAGCTTTGCTATGGCCTGATCGCCGTCTTGGTCACGTGGCTCATCGTCCTGCCGTTCTATCGCAAACGCATCTTCCTGCGGGTGTGA
- a CDS encoding tyrosine-type recombinase/integrase produces the protein MDVWVYRWREYRHDGTSTYRKKIVGPVSELRTKAAAQKAVQGLALDINAMVSAVPVSHTVAELISHYKEVELSSGRHTTRVRQVYQHNLDDLILPKWGNYRLQDVTPIAIERWLESLPYAPATKTKVKGVFGTLFRHGMRYQWASTNPIALVRCSSKRMDAPDILTPVEIRGILGELAEPARTVTMLAAITGMRRGELFGLKWEDLDVERRTIRIVRSLVDQVEGKPKTETSRKPLPMSDDLAAALNSWRDQTQYAKPSDWVFASPQSFGRLPYWPDMMLRRHILPAVKRLGIQKRIGWHTFRRTAASLLMSSGSSVKTTQELMRHATADITLELYAQAVTEDKREAQNTLSALIAGQTIPAIQGAEMVASA, from the coding sequence GTGGACGTCTGGGTTTATCGGTGGCGGGAATACCGTCACGATGGAACATCGACCTATCGGAAGAAGATCGTTGGCCCGGTAAGTGAGCTACGCACGAAGGCAGCCGCTCAGAAAGCTGTGCAAGGTCTTGCATTAGACATCAATGCGATGGTGTCAGCGGTTCCAGTGAGCCATACAGTTGCAGAGCTTATCTCTCACTACAAAGAGGTCGAGCTGAGCAGCGGCAGGCACACCACGCGAGTGCGGCAGGTTTATCAGCACAACCTAGACGACCTGATTTTGCCCAAGTGGGGCAACTATCGTTTGCAAGACGTGACACCAATAGCCATCGAACGATGGCTTGAGTCCCTGCCATACGCTCCGGCCACCAAGACCAAGGTGAAGGGGGTCTTCGGTACTTTGTTCCGTCACGGGATGCGCTATCAATGGGCGTCAACCAACCCCATTGCACTCGTGCGTTGCAGTAGCAAGCGCATGGACGCCCCGGACATTCTCACACCAGTGGAGATACGCGGCATTCTTGGCGAACTTGCCGAGCCTGCCCGGACTGTCACCATGCTTGCGGCCATCACCGGCATGAGGCGCGGTGAGTTGTTTGGTCTCAAGTGGGAAGACCTGGACGTCGAGCGCCGGACAATTCGCATCGTCCGCAGCTTGGTTGACCAGGTAGAGGGCAAGCCAAAGACGGAAACTTCGCGCAAACCATTGCCAATGTCAGACGATCTTGCAGCGGCCCTCAATAGCTGGCGTGACCAGACGCAATACGCGAAACCCAGTGATTGGGTCTTCGCAAGCCCGCAGTCCTTTGGCAGGCTTCCGTACTGGCCCGACATGATGCTACGGCGCCATATCCTTCCGGCTGTAAAGCGGCTGGGCATTCAAAAGCGAATTGGTTGGCATACGTTCAGACGTACCGCCGCATCGCTGCTGATGTCCTCCGGTTCCAGCGTAAAGACCACGCAAGAGCTGATGCGTCACGCAACGGCAGACATAACGCTGGAGCTGTACGCACAAGCTGTCACAGAGGACAAACGCGAGGCACAGAACACGCTCTCAGCACTCATTGCCGGGCAAACAATCCCAGCAATTCAGGGAGCAGAAATGGTCGCGTCAGCGTAA
- a CDS encoding MFS transporter gives MYSAPTAPQRRYMPAWLTGILYGGMYNGFASVSLSQLMPEHGVTLGRTADMIALILTASYVSFLLTPLVDCGLPRRVWAGLLAITAAACLCFSVPMLGAAAENGGHGPHATALMLVVFFGYLCNQMYTSTIGGMVPNLVRPSQHSAASAWLNISYLALTGAGGALCVWEIRNLPTHVAMFTVPIPILLGATPLFFIPKEDRIPRRVGEAMSKLFSDLWETARQPSYLFALLVFVIPSATFALQNLFGGMGADFHASPELTNLSVGLLFTIACAIGAAIGGPLSNRFDRRFLFIAPAMVAALGSLAMAFGPKTPWVFACGLFFYNLMAGINYTATSALVFQIVGKNNPLSATQYAVSIAACNLAITGSVKMDGVGADRFGVHGALVTDALLSLVLGTLVLLLVWKFGGGFPKPPIGEDELVEAEAGAKIA, from the coding sequence ATGTATTCCGCTCCCACTGCGCCTCAACGCCGCTACATGCCTGCATGGCTCACCGGCATTCTTTATGGCGGAATGTATAACGGCTTTGCTTCAGTAAGCCTGTCGCAACTGATGCCGGAACATGGCGTGACGCTGGGGCGCACCGCCGATATGATCGCGCTGATTCTGACAGCGAGTTACGTCAGCTTTCTGCTGACACCGCTGGTGGACTGCGGATTGCCGCGGCGTGTGTGGGCTGGATTGCTGGCGATCACTGCTGCCGCTTGCCTTTGCTTCTCAGTTCCTATGCTGGGCGCTGCCGCTGAAAACGGAGGCCATGGTCCGCACGCCACCGCGTTGATGTTGGTGGTGTTCTTTGGCTATCTGTGCAACCAGATGTACACCAGCACCATTGGTGGCATGGTGCCGAACCTGGTGCGTCCTTCGCAGCATTCCGCAGCGAGTGCGTGGCTCAACATCAGCTACCTTGCACTGACGGGCGCGGGCGGCGCGCTGTGCGTGTGGGAGATACGTAATCTTCCTACGCATGTTGCGATGTTCACTGTGCCCATTCCTATTCTGCTGGGTGCGACGCCGCTTTTCTTTATTCCGAAGGAAGATCGCATTCCGCGTCGCGTGGGCGAAGCCATGAGCAAGCTGTTCAGCGATCTGTGGGAGACGGCGCGGCAACCGAGTTATCTGTTTGCACTGCTGGTGTTCGTGATTCCTTCAGCGACGTTTGCGCTGCAGAATCTCTTCGGCGGTATGGGTGCGGACTTTCACGCGAGCCCGGAGTTAACGAATCTTTCTGTGGGATTGTTGTTCACGATTGCATGCGCCATTGGCGCTGCGATTGGTGGGCCACTGAGCAATCGCTTTGATCGCCGCTTTTTGTTCATTGCACCTGCGATGGTTGCGGCACTGGGATCGCTGGCGATGGCGTTTGGTCCGAAGACACCGTGGGTGTTTGCATGCGGACTTTTCTTTTACAACCTGATGGCAGGCATCAACTACACCGCAACGAGCGCGCTGGTGTTCCAGATTGTGGGAAAGAACAATCCGTTGAGCGCTACGCAGTATGCGGTTTCGATTGCGGCGTGCAACCTGGCGATCACCGGCTCCGTGAAGATGGATGGTGTTGGCGCGGACCGCTTCGGAGTGCACGGTGCGCTGGTTACCGATGCACTGTTGAGCCTTGTGCTGGGCACGCTGGTTTTGCTGCTTGTGTGGAAGTTTGGCGGAGGATTTCCTAAGCCGCCGATTGGCGAAGATGAACTTGTTGAGGCCGAAGCGGGCGCGAAGATCGCCTAA
- a CDS encoding DUF4112 domain-containing protein yields the protein MPPRPTSEPEILRPRFGGGGDFFSDRNLDVLSHLLDDYLRIPGTQIRFGLDGIIGLIPGIGDVLGAMASWIIILAAWLRGVPRVTLARMFANVAIETIVGTVPILGDAFDIAWKANRKNFMLLERSVGTIPVYKDGAPSIPVRGATPQQRRRHQLSDWLFLGALFMGMMLLLAIPIVLLAYIAGRFFAMGAHH from the coding sequence ATGCCGCCACGTCCCACCTCCGAGCCCGAAATCCTGCGCCCACGCTTCGGCGGTGGCGGCGACTTCTTCAGCGACCGCAACCTCGACGTACTCTCGCACCTGCTGGATGACTATCTGCGCATCCCCGGCACGCAGATTCGTTTCGGTCTGGATGGCATCATCGGCCTGATCCCCGGCATCGGCGACGTGTTGGGCGCCATGGCCTCGTGGATCATCATCCTGGCCGCATGGCTGCGCGGAGTGCCCCGCGTCACGCTGGCACGCATGTTCGCTAACGTGGCCATTGAAACCATCGTGGGCACAGTGCCCATCCTGGGCGACGCCTTCGACATCGCATGGAAGGCGAACCGCAAAAACTTCATGCTGCTGGAGCGCTCGGTCGGCACCATCCCCGTCTACAAAGACGGTGCCCCATCCATCCCAGTGCGCGGAGCCACCCCGCAACAGCGTCGCCGCCATCAGCTCTCTGACTGGCTTTTCCTTGGCGCTCTTTTCATGGGCATGATGCTCCTGTTGGCCATTCCCATCGTGTTGCTGGCCTACATTGCAGGACGTTTCTTCGCAATGGGCGCGCACCATTGA
- a CDS encoding ATP-binding protein: MPKHSPSMPLAIDTDDCANEPIRIPGSIQPHGFLLGLDEDQEHIVVASENAADSLRTPFKLILNASIELLFDRELLSAIRQQKCAVEPEGMVTYVGSFRVRDELYAVITHCVEGKRILEFERQDRLVSSEMMNSIITNFVGTLSKLETQQELCDAITAQVAQLTGYDRILLYSFDEEGHGTVLSEQNNGRLPSYLDLRFPAADIPRQARELYLQNTVRIIPDAYATPSPLRAVSEVAPHILDLSLAVLRSVSPVHIQYMKNMGTVSSMSISIVSEGRLWGLISGHHSERRSVPYLVRSACDMLSKLVGTQLTTFRTRARLNTLTGFHTVQRQLLTDIAAQYDYLDVLSTQMESLQQITAAAGVALSIDGEIHAAGTVPADADIHRITHWLDRHAKNEIYVTRELSKDLPWAVDLADTASGLMAIRISDVRQRYILWFRPQVVRTVTWAGEPAKPTGPEHLHPRKSFEKWREIFHGQSIVWTEAEIESAREFLAAITTISLRRAEEEAELSNARFEQLTHALPEKIFTADDSGRLLYVNGRWLEQGLGEQGIWYEDGRLDAEDQARIEKAWIKAVRTGEPFEEEARLFSGEPRTLRWNLVRVVPFRRKSGERAGWIGSMIDLTERREREAALRMTEKLALTGRMTSVIAHEINNPLESITNLLFLVRHDLPPNAQSQQYLAQAESELERISGITRQTLRWSRENSLGAESFTAGGLFADVLRLFQGKILNRNVTATIRDGHDVSVCGIVGQIRQVIANLVSNAVDAARLGGNVWLEARPTSNGGAELIVGDDGVGMTEEQQRQLFEPFFSTKGDLGNGLGLYISEEIVERHGGAIRCTSAPGEGSVFCVSLPPAPTAATANRASAGA, translated from the coding sequence ATGCCGAAGCACTCCCCCTCCATGCCGCTTGCAATTGACACGGATGATTGCGCCAATGAACCGATTCGCATTCCTGGCTCAATCCAGCCACACGGGTTTCTTCTGGGACTGGATGAAGATCAGGAACACATTGTGGTGGCCAGCGAGAACGCTGCCGATTCGCTACGCACACCCTTCAAGCTGATTCTGAATGCTTCTATTGAGCTTCTGTTTGACCGCGAATTGCTGAGCGCGATTCGTCAACAGAAGTGCGCTGTGGAACCGGAAGGCATGGTCACGTATGTTGGCTCCTTCCGTGTGCGCGATGAGTTATATGCGGTGATCACGCATTGCGTGGAAGGCAAGCGCATCCTGGAGTTTGAGCGACAGGATCGCCTGGTGAGTTCGGAGATGATGAACTCCATCATCACGAACTTTGTGGGGACGCTATCGAAGCTGGAGACGCAGCAAGAGCTATGCGATGCAATTACTGCGCAGGTGGCGCAGCTCACGGGCTACGACCGCATTCTGCTGTACAGCTTTGATGAAGAAGGCCACGGCACCGTGCTCTCGGAGCAGAACAATGGCCGCCTGCCCAGTTACCTTGACCTTCGTTTTCCAGCTGCAGACATTCCACGGCAGGCGCGTGAGCTTTATCTGCAGAACACCGTGCGTATCATCCCGGATGCTTACGCAACGCCATCGCCGCTGCGCGCAGTGAGCGAAGTAGCACCGCACATCCTTGATCTTTCGCTTGCTGTGCTGCGCTCGGTGTCGCCAGTGCATATCCAGTACATGAAGAACATGGGCACGGTGTCGTCCATGTCCATTTCCATTGTGAGTGAGGGACGGCTGTGGGGTCTTATCAGCGGCCACCATTCCGAACGACGGTCGGTGCCTTATCTGGTTCGATCGGCTTGCGACATGCTTTCGAAGCTGGTGGGTACGCAACTTACTACATTCCGTACGAGAGCGCGTCTCAACACGCTGACTGGCTTTCATACGGTGCAGCGGCAACTACTGACTGACATTGCTGCACAGTATGACTATCTTGATGTTCTCTCGACGCAGATGGAATCGCTACAACAGATCACTGCGGCTGCAGGAGTGGCACTGTCGATTGATGGAGAAATCCATGCGGCCGGAACCGTGCCAGCAGATGCGGACATCCATCGCATTACGCACTGGCTGGACAGGCATGCCAAGAATGAAATTTATGTCACACGTGAGTTGAGCAAGGATCTGCCGTGGGCGGTTGATCTTGCCGATACAGCGAGTGGCCTGATGGCGATTCGCATCTCAGATGTGCGTCAACGTTACATCCTTTGGTTTCGGCCGCAGGTGGTGCGCACCGTGACATGGGCTGGCGAGCCGGCTAAGCCCACTGGCCCGGAGCACCTGCACCCCCGGAAATCGTTTGAGAAGTGGCGGGAGATTTTTCACGGCCAAAGCATTGTTTGGACGGAGGCGGAGATCGAATCTGCCCGCGAATTTCTTGCTGCCATTACGACCATCTCTTTGCGGCGCGCTGAAGAAGAGGCTGAGCTTTCCAACGCAAGGTTTGAACAGTTGACGCACGCGCTGCCCGAGAAAATCTTCACTGCAGATGACAGCGGACGACTGCTGTATGTAAATGGCCGCTGGCTGGAACAAGGCCTGGGAGAGCAAGGCATTTGGTACGAAGATGGCCGCTTGGATGCAGAGGATCAGGCTCGTATCGAGAAGGCTTGGATCAAAGCCGTTCGCACGGGCGAACCATTTGAGGAAGAGGCGCGCCTCTTCAGCGGCGAGCCACGCACGCTGCGTTGGAACCTGGTGCGCGTTGTGCCCTTCCGCCGTAAGAGTGGCGAACGCGCTGGATGGATTGGCTCCATGATCGACCTTACAGAACGTCGCGAGCGCGAGGCCGCATTGCGCATGACGGAGAAGCTGGCACTGACCGGCCGCATGACTTCTGTGATTGCCCATGAGATTAACAACCCGTTGGAATCCATCACGAACCTGCTGTTCCTGGTGAGGCACGACCTTCCGCCGAACGCACAGTCTCAGCAGTATCTGGCACAAGCAGAAAGCGAACTGGAGCGCATTTCAGGCATCACGCGCCAGACGCTTCGCTGGAGCCGTGAAAACTCGCTGGGTGCGGAAAGCTTCACCGCGGGAGGTCTCTTTGCCGATGTGCTGAGACTGTTCCAGGGAAAGATACTGAACCGCAATGTGACTGCCACCATCCGCGATGGGCACGACGTGTCCGTATGCGGCATTGTGGGGCAGATCCGCCAGGTGATCGCCAATCTTGTTTCCAATGCTGTGGACGCAGCCCGGCTTGGCGGCAATGTGTGGCTTGAAGCGCGTCCAACGAGCAATGGCGGTGCAGAGCTCATTGTTGGCGATGACGGTGTGGGGATGACGGAAGAACAACAACGTCAACTCTTCGAACCGTTCTTCTCCACGAAGGGCGATCTGGGCAACGGACTGGGACTGTACATCTCCGAAGAGATTGTGGAACGGCATGGTGGAGCGATTCGCTGCACGAGTGCTCCCGGTGAAGGGTCAGTGTTTTGTGTCTCATTGCCGCCAGCTCCAACTGCGGCCACAGCGAATCGGGCCTCAGCGGGAGCGTGA
- a CDS encoding DUF72 domain-containing protein — protein sequence MALFAGTSGWAYATWKPGFYPDKLPQKRFLEHYATRLNSVEVNYTFRALPTETQLAGWMEAAGPDFRFSFKAPEVITHRKRLKECGDSVDRFLTALTPVRNAGRMGALLFQLPPNFKADVARLEDFLSLPQMAHAGRVCFEFRNVSWFDEATWSVLRRFNAAVCIAESEDLKTPEVQTAKDFACYRLRMAGGYNDVTIADQAATFHAMAADRDVFVYYKHEDDPAGPLAAEAMRLQAAEL from the coding sequence ATGGCTCTCTTCGCAGGCACCTCCGGCTGGGCGTATGCAACGTGGAAACCGGGGTTCTACCCGGACAAGCTGCCGCAGAAACGGTTTCTGGAGCATTACGCCACTCGGCTGAACTCCGTTGAGGTGAATTACACCTTTCGCGCGCTGCCCACGGAGACACAGCTTGCCGGATGGATGGAGGCTGCCGGACCGGATTTCCGGTTCTCGTTCAAAGCGCCGGAAGTCATTACACATCGCAAACGATTGAAAGAGTGCGGCGACTCGGTTGACCGCTTTCTGACTGCGCTTACGCCCGTTCGGAATGCGGGCAGGATGGGCGCTTTGCTGTTTCAGTTGCCGCCCAACTTTAAGGCCGATGTGGCGAGGCTGGAAGACTTCCTTTCCCTGCCCCAGATGGCCCATGCCGGACGTGTGTGTTTTGAGTTCCGCAATGTTTCATGGTTCGACGAGGCGACGTGGAGCGTGCTGCGCCGGTTTAACGCTGCTGTGTGCATTGCGGAAAGTGAAGACCTGAAGACGCCTGAGGTACAGACTGCCAAGGACTTCGCCTGCTATCGCTTGCGGATGGCGGGTGGCTATAACGATGTGACCATTGCCGACCAGGCCGCGACGTTTCATGCGATGGCGGCGGATCGTGATGTGTTTGTGTATTACAAACACGAGGACGATCCTGCGGGGCCACTGGCAGCGGAAGCAATGCGTCTGCAGGCTGCCGAGCTTTAG
- a CDS encoding RNA polymerase sigma factor, giving the protein MAVTLHADVLKFAIREQVSVVTELDDIDTLARNYRPRLLRFVMASVRDEDLADTIVQDALLKAYRNRAGFRGDCSLNTWLTGIAVNLIRDHARTQKFKFWKKAGASSVDASEMANHLRSSGSSPEGTLLAREQALQVHQAMEELSPNQRTVFLLRFIEEMDLAEIAEVMDMPVNTVKTHLHRAVKSVRARVGGQRV; this is encoded by the coding sequence ATGGCGGTTACACTTCATGCCGACGTGTTGAAATTTGCAATCCGGGAACAGGTTTCTGTCGTCACCGAGCTGGACGACATCGACACGCTGGCGCGGAACTACCGTCCTCGGCTCCTGCGCTTCGTCATGGCCAGCGTCCGGGACGAGGATCTGGCAGACACGATCGTGCAGGATGCTCTGCTCAAGGCTTACCGCAATCGCGCCGGTTTCCGCGGCGATTGCAGCCTGAACACCTGGCTCACGGGCATCGCTGTGAACCTCATCCGCGACCACGCGCGTACGCAGAAGTTCAAGTTCTGGAAGAAGGCTGGCGCATCCTCGGTAGACGCCAGCGAGATGGCAAACCACCTGCGCAGCAGCGGCTCTTCCCCGGAAGGCACCCTGCTGGCACGCGAGCAGGCGCTCCAGGTGCATCAGGCGATGGAGGAACTTTCGCCAAATCAACGCACCGTCTTCCTTCTTCGTTTCATCGAAGAGATGGACCTTGCAGAAATTGCCGAAGTAATGGATATGCCGGTAAATACGGTGAAAACACACCTGCACCGCGCGGTAAAATCCGTTCGGGCACGTGTAGGAGGGCAACGGGTATGA
- a CDS encoding biliverdin-producing heme oxygenase, with product MDTVFLRNQTRDDHSATEGTVPLMDPSLTLPQYGDALTRMYRIVRAWDSWADAHAPGDLQPILHTRRRADLLADDLTTLGFPTPSDEEVPHQRMASTTVEGNPRAVFLGRMYVMEGSTLGGQLLARHVEEQLGFSEGEGDSYFRGYAEATGERWRQFKSFLEELPDEQADTVVASAKNMFALFGETMSQKI from the coding sequence ATGGATACCGTCTTCCTCCGCAATCAGACCCGAGATGATCACAGCGCCACAGAAGGCACCGTACCGCTGATGGATCCGTCGCTGACGCTGCCACAATACGGCGACGCCCTGACACGCATGTATCGGATTGTTCGTGCGTGGGATAGCTGGGCGGATGCCCATGCCCCCGGTGATCTACAGCCCATCCTGCACACACGCCGCCGGGCTGACCTGCTGGCGGACGACCTGACAACGCTTGGATTTCCCACGCCTTCGGACGAGGAAGTGCCGCATCAACGCATGGCGTCGACCACGGTGGAGGGGAATCCTCGAGCTGTTTTCCTTGGGCGGATGTACGTGATGGAGGGCTCCACGCTGGGTGGACAGCTTCTGGCTCGGCATGTGGAAGAGCAGCTGGGATTTTCCGAAGGCGAGGGTGACAGCTACTTCCGCGGCTATGCTGAAGCGACGGGCGAACGTTGGCGGCAATTTAAATCATTTTTGGAAGAGCTTCCGGACGAGCAAGCAGATACCGTGGTGGCTAGTGCAAAAAACATGTTTGCGCTCTTCGGGGAAACGATGTCGCAAAAAATCTAA
- a CDS encoding L,D-transpeptidase family protein: MQTYARRLALVLAFTLLPLSGCKRTHQIIHHATSSEPDYTPQILADITPGHIDGMKYPDFTDIQAQVNNLYDMRDVDALWVKGGKPTAQADAMLQEFSNAMQRGLRPEDYDASRWDERVANLKSPEGAALFDVALTVNAIRYLNDLHEGRTNPAHFTFGVKGYNEKKIDAVTILNTQIIDASDVTAAVDAAEPQSLQYKALKKGLKQYLDLVPQDHSDPLPEMNPNAKSIAITAGYPALQSLQQKLTLLGDYSGDANATASSADLTEALKHFQHRHGLNEDGKLGSATIDALNTPLTARVTQIVDTMERWRWLNDDYQNAAIIVNLPEFELRAFEGTGNDHHEVFRMNVVDGKSDDDTHHTPVIADQMKYLVFRPYWNVPPSIARKEIIPHMQKQPGYLGAKNYETVDLKGNVVSPNIAAIDKGTQMVRQKAGTSNSLGLVKFMFPNPFNVYLHDTNEKALFTRTRRDYSHGCVRLQDPPKMANWLLRDNSKWDEDSIADAMNDGQDNKTVLLPKPIPVVVFYGTAWSDDGEMHFFRDMYGYDDDLEKTLNGGRPYPQKPMKAVTEKDA; the protein is encoded by the coding sequence ATGCAGACTTACGCTCGTCGACTTGCTCTTGTACTTGCATTCACCCTTCTTCCCCTCTCCGGCTGCAAACGCACGCACCAGATCATTCATCACGCGACCAGCAGTGAACCGGATTACACGCCGCAGATTCTGGCAGACATTACGCCGGGGCACATTGACGGGATGAAGTATCCCGACTTCACCGACATCCAGGCGCAGGTGAACAACCTGTACGACATGCGTGATGTGGATGCGCTGTGGGTGAAGGGCGGCAAACCCACCGCACAGGCAGATGCGATGCTGCAGGAGTTTTCGAACGCGATGCAGCGCGGTCTGCGTCCGGAAGACTATGACGCCAGCCGGTGGGATGAGCGTGTGGCGAATTTGAAATCGCCCGAGGGCGCTGCGCTGTTTGATGTAGCACTTACCGTCAATGCGATTCGGTATCTCAACGACCTGCACGAAGGCCGCACGAATCCTGCGCACTTCACCTTTGGCGTGAAGGGTTACAACGAGAAGAAGATCGATGCGGTCACAATCCTGAACACGCAGATCATTGATGCTTCCGATGTCACCGCTGCAGTGGATGCTGCGGAGCCGCAGTCGCTGCAATACAAGGCGTTGAAGAAGGGTCTGAAGCAGTATCTGGATCTGGTTCCGCAGGATCACTCAGATCCTCTGCCTGAGATGAATCCGAACGCGAAGTCGATTGCGATTACTGCGGGCTATCCTGCGCTGCAGTCGTTGCAGCAGAAGCTGACTTTATTGGGCGATTACAGTGGCGATGCGAATGCCACTGCTTCGTCCGCGGACCTGACAGAAGCGCTGAAGCACTTTCAGCATCGTCATGGTTTGAATGAAGACGGCAAGCTGGGTAGCGCCACGATTGATGCGTTGAATACGCCACTGACGGCACGCGTGACGCAGATCGTGGACACGATGGAGCGTTGGCGCTGGCTGAATGACGACTATCAGAATGCAGCGATCATTGTGAACCTGCCGGAGTTTGAGTTGCGCGCGTTTGAAGGTACAGGCAACGATCATCACGAAGTGTTCCGCATGAATGTGGTGGACGGCAAGAGCGACGACGACACGCATCACACGCCCGTGATTGCAGACCAGATGAAGTATCTTGTCTTCCGTCCTTATTGGAATGTGCCGCCGTCGATTGCGCGTAAAGAGATCATTCCGCACATGCAGAAGCAGCCGGGATATCTTGGCGCGAAGAACTACGAGACGGTAGACCTGAAGGGCAACGTGGTTTCACCGAACATTGCTGCGATCGACAAGGGTACACAGATGGTGCGGCAGAAGGCGGGCACTTCGAACTCGCTAGGGTTGGTGAAGTTTATGTTCCCCAATCCGTTCAATGTGTATCTGCATGACACGAATGAGAAGGCGCTGTTTACGCGTACGCGCCGCGATTACTCGCATGGTTGCGTTCGTTTGCAGGATCCGCCGAAGATGGCGAACTGGTTGCTGCGCGATAACTCCAAGTGGGATGAGGACTCCATTGCCGACGCCATGAATGATGGCCAGGACAACAAGACAGTGTTGCTGCCGAAGCCTATTCCGGTTGTGGTTTTCTATGGCACCGCGTGGAGCGACGATGGCGAGATGCACTTCTTCCGCGATATGTACGGCTATGACGATGACCTGGAGAAGACGCTGAATGGTGGACGGCCGTATCCGCAGAAGCCAATGAAGGCGGTTACAGAGAAGGACGCGTAA